In Macaca thibetana thibetana isolate TM-01 chromosome 8, ASM2454274v1, whole genome shotgun sequence, one DNA window encodes the following:
- the LOC126960991 gene encoding uncharacterized protein LOC126960991 isoform X5 translates to MPRPSAGLVRVVSENVGVEWVPRPSVGPVQVVSEKVGMEWVPRPSAGPVQVVSEKVSVEWVPRPSAGPVLVVSGKVSVEWVPRPSVGPVQVVLEKVSVEWVPRPSAGPVQVVSEKVSVEWVPRPSAGPVLVVSGKVSVEWVPRPSAGPVQVVSEKVSVEWVPRPSAGPVQVVLEKVSAAEAPAGGDCPGFLGTELRGAEERPWAAGRGS, encoded by the exons ATGCCCAGGCCCAGTGCGGGCCTAGTACGAGTGGTCTCGGAGAACGTTGGCGTGGAGTGGGTGCCCAGGCCTAGTGTAGGCCCGGTACAGGTGGTCTCAGAGAAGGTTGGCATGGAGTGGGTGCCCAGGCCCAGTGCGGGCCCGGTACAGGTGGTCTCGGAGAAGGTCAGTGTGGAGTGGGTGCCCAGGCCTAGTGCAGGCCCGGTACTGGTGGTCTCGGGGAAGGTCAGTGTGGAGTGGGTGCCCAGGCCCAGTGTGGGCCCTGTACAGGTGGTCTTGGAGAAGGTCAGTGTGGAGTGGGTGCCCAGGCCCAGTGCGGGCCCGGTACAGGTGGTCTCGGAGAAGGTCAGTGTGGAGTGGGTGCCCAGGCCCAGTGCAGGCCCGGTACTGGTGGTCTCGGGGAAGGTCAGTGTGGAGTGGGTGCCCAGGCCCAGTGCGGGCCCGGTACAGGTGGTCTCGGAGAAGGTCAGTGTGGAGTGGGTGCCCAGGCCCAGTGCGGGCCCGGTACAG GTGGTCTTGGAGAAGGTCAGCGCAGCTGAAGCACCAGCTGGGGGAGACTGCCCTGGGTTTCTGGGGACGGAGCTCAGAGGAGCAGAGGAGAGGCCCTGGGCTGCAGGGCGGGGGTCTTGA
- the LOC126960991 gene encoding uncharacterized protein LOC126960991 isoform X4 encodes MPRPSAGLVRVVSENVGVEWVPRPSVGPVQVVSEKVGMEWVPRPSAGPVQVVSEKVSVEWVPRPSAGPVLVVSGKVSVEWVPRPSVGPVQVVLEKVSVEWVPRPSAGPVQVVSEKVSVEWVPRPSAGPVLVVSGKVSVEWVPRPSAGPVQVVSEKVSVEWVPRPSAGPVQVVSEKVSVEWVPRPSAGPVQVVLEKVSAAEAPAGGDCPGFLGTELRGAEERPWAAGRGS; translated from the exons ATGCCCAGGCCCAGTGCGGGCCTAGTACGAGTGGTCTCGGAGAACGTTGGCGTGGAGTGGGTGCCCAGGCCTAGTGTAGGCCCGGTACAGGTGGTCTCAGAGAAGGTTGGCATGGAGTGGGTGCCCAGGCCCAGTGCGGGCCCGGTACAGGTGGTCTCGGAGAAGGTCAGTGTGGAGTGGGTGCCCAGGCCTAGTGCAGGCCCGGTACTGGTGGTCTCGGGGAAGGTCAGTGTGGAGTGGGTGCCCAGGCCCAGTGTGGGCCCTGTACAGGTGGTCTTGGAGAAGGTCAGTGTGGAGTGGGTGCCCAGGCCCAGTGCGGGCCCGGTACAGGTGGTCTCGGAGAAGGTCAGTGTGGAGTGGGTGCCCAGGCCCAGTGCAGGCCCGGTACTGGTGGTCTCGGGGAAGGTCAGTGTGGAGTGGGTGCCCAGGCCCAGTGCGGGCCCGGTACAGGTGGTCTCGGAGAAGGTCAGTGTGGAGTGGGTGCCCAGGCCCAGTGCGGGCCCGGTACAGGTGGTCTCGGAGAAGGTCAGTGTGGAGTGGGTGCCCAGGCCCAGTGCGGGCCCGGTACAG GTGGTCTTGGAGAAGGTCAGCGCAGCTGAAGCACCAGCTGGGGGAGACTGCCCTGGGTTTCTGGGGACGGAGCTCAGAGGAGCAGAGGAGAGGCCCTGGGCTGCAGGGCGGGGGTCTTGA
- the LOC126960991 gene encoding uncharacterized protein LOC126960991 isoform X2 — MPRPSAGLVRVVSENVGVEWVPRPSVGPVQVVSEKVGMEWVPRPSAGPVQVVSEKVSVEWVPRPSAGPVLVVSGKVSVEWVPRPSVGPVQVVLEKVSVEWVPRPSAGPVQVVSEKVSVEWVPRPSAGPVLVVSGKVSVEWVPRPSAGPVQVVSEKVSVEWVPRPSAGPVQVVSEKVSVEWVPRPSAGPVQVVSEKVSVEWVPRPSAGPVQVVLEKVSAAEAPAGGDCPGFLGTELRGAEERPWAAGRGS; from the exons ATGCCCAGGCCCAGTGCGGGCCTAGTACGAGTGGTCTCGGAGAACGTTGGCGTGGAGTGGGTGCCCAGGCCTAGTGTAGGCCCGGTACAGGTGGTCTCAGAGAAGGTTGGCATGGAGTGGGTGCCCAGGCCCAGTGCGGGCCCGGTACAGGTGGTCTCGGAGAAGGTCAGTGTGGAGTGGGTGCCCAGGCCTAGTGCAGGCCCGGTACTGGTGGTCTCGGGGAAGGTCAGTGTGGAGTGGGTGCCCAGGCCCAGTGTGGGCCCTGTACAGGTGGTCTTGGAGAAGGTCAGTGTGGAGTGGGTGCCCAGGCCCAGTGCGGGCCCGGTACAGGTGGTCTCGGAGAAGGTCAGTGTGGAGTGGGTGCCCAGGCCCAGTGCAGGCCCGGTACTGGTGGTCTCGGGGAAGGTCAGTGTGGAGTGGGTGCCCAGGCCCAGTGCGGGCCCGGTACAGGTGGTCTCGGAGAAGGTCAGTGTGGAGTGGGTGCCCAGGCCCAGTGCGGGCCCGGTACAGGTGGTCTCGGAGAAGGTCAGTGTGGAGTGGGTGCCCAGGCCCAGTGCGGGCCCGGTACAGGTGGTCTCGGAGAAGGTCAGTGTGGAGTGGGTGCCCAGGCCCAGTGCGGGCCCGGTACAG GTGGTCTTGGAGAAGGTCAGCGCAGCTGAAGCACCAGCTGGGGGAGACTGCCCTGGGTTTCTGGGGACGGAGCTCAGAGGAGCAGAGGAGAGGCCCTGGGCTGCAGGGCGGGGGTCTTGA
- the LOC126960991 gene encoding uncharacterized protein LOC126960991 isoform X1 — protein MPRPSAGLVRVVSENVGVEWVPRPSVGPVQVVSEKVGMEWVPRPSAGPVQVVSEKVSVEWVPRPSAGPVLVVSGKVSVEWVPRPSVGPVQVVLEKVSVEWVPRPSAGPVQVVSEKVSVEWVPRPSAGPVLVVSGKVSVEWVPRPSAGPVQVVSEKVSVEWVPRPSAGPVQVVSEKVSVEWVPRPSAGPVQVVSEKVSVEWVPRPSAGPVQVVSEKVSVEWVPRPSAGPVQVVLEKVSAAEAPAGGDCPGFLGTELRGAEERPWAAGRGS, from the exons ATGCCCAGGCCCAGTGCGGGCCTAGTACGAGTGGTCTCGGAGAACGTTGGCGTGGAGTGGGTGCCCAGGCCTAGTGTAGGCCCGGTACAGGTGGTCTCAGAGAAGGTTGGCATGGAGTGGGTGCCCAGGCCCAGTGCGGGCCCGGTACAGGTGGTCTCGGAGAAGGTCAGTGTGGAGTGGGTGCCCAGGCCTAGTGCAGGCCCGGTACTGGTGGTCTCGGGGAAGGTCAGTGTGGAGTGGGTGCCCAGGCCCAGTGTGGGCCCTGTACAGGTGGTCTTGGAGAAGGTCAGTGTGGAGTGGGTGCCCAGGCCCAGTGCGGGCCCGGTACAGGTGGTCTCGGAGAAGGTCAGTGTGGAGTGGGTGCCCAGGCCCAGTGCAGGCCCGGTACTGGTGGTCTCGGGGAAGGTCAGTGTGGAGTGGGTGCCCAGGCCCAGTGCGGGCCCGGTACAGGTGGTCTCGGAGAAGGTCAGTGTGGAGTGGGTGCCCAGGCCCAGTGCGGGCCCGGTACAGGTGGTCTCGGAGAAGGTCAGTGTGGAGTGGGTGCCCAGGCCCAGTGCGGGCCCGGTACAGGTGGTCTCGGAGAAGGTCAGTGTGGAGTGGGTGCCCAGGCCCAGTGCGGGCCCGGTACAGGTGGTCTCGGAGAAGGTCAGTGTGGAGTGGGTGCCCAGGCCCAGTGCGGGCCCGGTACAG GTGGTCTTGGAGAAGGTCAGCGCAGCTGAAGCACCAGCTGGGGGAGACTGCCCTGGGTTTCTGGGGACGGAGCTCAGAGGAGCAGAGGAGAGGCCCTGGGCTGCAGGGCGGGGGTCTTGA
- the LOC126960991 gene encoding uncharacterized protein LOC126960991 isoform X3: MPRPSAGLVRVVSENVGVEWVPRPSVGPVQVVSEKVGMEWVPRPSAGPVQVVSEKVSVEWVPRPSAGPVLVVSGKVSVEWVPRPSVGPVQVVLEKVSVEWVPRPSAGPVQVVSEKVSVEWVPRPSAGPVQVVSEKVSVEWVPRPSAGPVQVVSEKVSVEWVPRPSAGPVQVVSEKVSVEWVPRPSAGPVQVVSEKVSVEWVPRPSAGPVQVVLEKVSAAEAPAGGDCPGFLGTELRGAEERPWAAGRGS, translated from the exons ATGCCCAGGCCCAGTGCGGGCCTAGTACGAGTGGTCTCGGAGAACGTTGGCGTGGAGTGGGTGCCCAGGCCTAGTGTAGGCCCGGTACAGGTGGTCTCAGAGAAGGTTGGCATGGAGTGGGTGCCCAGGCCCAGTGCGGGCCCGGTACAGGTGGTCTCGGAGAAGGTCAGTGTGGAGTGGGTGCCCAGGCCTAGTGCAGGCCCGGTACTGGTGGTCTCGGGGAAGGTCAGTGTGGAGTGGGTGCCCAGGCCCAGTGTGGGCCCTGTACAGGTGGTCTTGGAGAAGGTCAGTGTGGAGTGGGTGCCCAGGCCCAGTGCGGGCCCGGTACAGGTGGTCTCGGAGAAG GTCAGTGTGGAGTGGGTGCCCAGGCCCAGTGCGGGCCCGGTACAGGTGGTCTCGGAGAAGGTCAGTGTGGAGTGGGTGCCCAGGCCCAGTGCGGGCCCGGTACAGGTGGTCTCGGAGAAGGTCAGTGTGGAGTGGGTGCCCAGGCCCAGTGCGGGCCCGGTACAGGTGGTCTCGGAGAAGGTCAGTGTGGAGTGGGTGCCCAGGCCCAGTGCGGGCCCGGTACAGGTGGTCTCGGAGAAGGTCAGTGTGGAGTGGGTGCCCAGGCCCAGTGCGGGCCCGGTACAG GTGGTCTTGGAGAAGGTCAGCGCAGCTGAAGCACCAGCTGGGGGAGACTGCCCTGGGTTTCTGGGGACGGAGCTCAGAGGAGCAGAGGAGAGGCCCTGGGCTGCAGGGCGGGGGTCTTGA